In Alkalihalobacillus sp. TS-13, the following are encoded in one genomic region:
- a CDS encoding MurR/RpiR family transcriptional regulator, whose translation MTNTTGGLVMLKEMLEKLPPSEKKIASYILTNPRASISCTTSELAQLSKTSSAAVIRLCKSLGLKGFQELKLKVVGDLQKNVEEGYRDIQPDETHASVMEKMTNNSIQSLKETAEVLHLSELSKSVEALEKAETIHFFGVGASGIIAKDAQQKFLRINKKATAFSDLHMVAMLVGNVKPEDVVVGISFSGETMEVAQILELANKRGATTISLTKYGSSKVSDQAMIKLYTSASKEATFRSGATSSRLAQLHVLDILFMCVASTQYNESIQYLDESRNAIQYIQQKQRK comes from the coding sequence ATGACGAATACAACAGGTGGCCTCGTCATGTTGAAGGAAATGCTCGAGAAACTGCCACCTTCAGAGAAAAAGATAGCATCGTATATCTTGACCAATCCGAGAGCCTCGATTTCTTGTACCACAAGTGAGCTGGCCCAATTGAGCAAGACGAGCAGTGCTGCAGTGATCAGGCTCTGTAAATCATTGGGGCTGAAGGGATTCCAAGAGTTGAAACTGAAGGTCGTAGGTGACCTTCAGAAGAATGTTGAGGAAGGTTACCGCGATATTCAGCCGGACGAAACACACGCCTCAGTAATGGAAAAAATGACGAACAACAGCATCCAATCGTTGAAGGAAACGGCTGAAGTATTGCATTTAAGTGAACTGTCCAAGTCCGTCGAGGCATTGGAAAAAGCCGAAACGATCCATTTTTTCGGAGTAGGAGCTTCAGGGATCATTGCAAAAGATGCTCAGCAGAAATTCCTTCGTATCAATAAAAAAGCAACGGCATTCTCAGACCTCCATATGGTTGCGATGCTTGTCGGGAATGTGAAGCCGGAAGACGTTGTCGTTGGGATTTCGTTTTCTGGTGAAACGATGGAAGTCGCCCAAATTCTTGAACTTGCCAATAAAAGAGGCGCGACGACAATCAGTCTGACAAAATACGGATCTTCTAAAGTTTCCGATCAAGCGATGATCAAACTTTATACATCTGCATCGAAGGAAGCGACCTTCCGAAGCGGGGCGACATCTTCACGTCTGGCACAGCTCCATGTCCTGGACATTTTGTTCATGTGTGTTGCATCAACGCAGTACAATGAATCGATCCAATATCTGGACGAGAGCCGGAATGCGATCCAATATATTCAGCAAAAGCAAAGGAAATAG
- a CDS encoding AEC family transporter, with protein sequence MGAMLSLLGEMVMLYLIAIVGYVARKTKILPDSSDYVITQLVLYITLPALIMYSMDFPYDSKYMHEFGWLIGLSLTAIFIACAAGILLRKKATLPDDQKGVYEGLIVFGNQGFIGYAIIYILLGEIGILYTAVFNFLYIILIWTYGIYVVGRRNASFSWRWLFLNPGVIATTVGFFMFLQPYQWPVSFHNLFKTVGLPTVPLSMLIIGILLANLNASEVRNYLCNTYLWSAVLTRLLVIPLCLVPFIFLPVNPILLLVAVLVAATPSAPTIALYARKYGGDPYFASVGSSVSTVLSTLTISFLYGLIKWLSFLN encoded by the coding sequence ATGGGCGCGATGCTTTCTTTGCTCGGAGAAATGGTGATGCTTTATTTGATTGCAATCGTCGGTTATGTTGCGCGTAAAACGAAAATCCTTCCTGATTCTTCGGATTATGTCATCACACAGCTAGTTCTTTATATCACATTACCTGCCCTCATCATGTACTCGATGGATTTTCCGTATGATTCAAAATACATGCACGAGTTTGGCTGGTTGATCGGCTTATCCCTTACTGCCATTTTCATAGCATGCGCTGCTGGAATCCTCTTACGTAAAAAAGCCACCCTTCCAGATGACCAGAAAGGTGTGTATGAAGGTTTGATCGTATTCGGGAATCAAGGTTTCATCGGTTATGCGATCATCTATATCCTGCTTGGAGAAATCGGAATTCTATACACTGCAGTGTTCAATTTTCTGTATATCATTTTAATTTGGACTTATGGAATATATGTAGTCGGTCGCAGGAATGCTTCATTTTCTTGGAGATGGCTTTTCCTTAATCCAGGTGTTATTGCAACGACAGTTGGTTTCTTCATGTTTTTACAGCCCTATCAATGGCCAGTGTCTTTCCATAACCTTTTTAAAACCGTTGGCCTCCCAACCGTGCCCCTTTCCATGCTGATCATTGGAATCTTGCTTGCCAATTTGAATGCTTCGGAGGTACGGAATTATCTTTGTAACACATACTTATGGTCGGCAGTCCTTACAAGGCTGTTGGTCATTCCACTTTGTCTTGTGCCATTCATCTTTCTTCCGGTCAATCCAATTCTCTTACTCGTCGCTGTCCTTGTCGCAGCCACCCCGTCTGCACCAACAATTGCATTGTATGCCCGGAAATATGGTGGAGACCCATACTTTGCATCAGTCGGTTCTTCCGTATCAACCGTACTTTCGACCTTGACGATTAGTTTTCTCTATGGCCTTATTAAGTGGCTTTCATTTTTAAACTGA
- the fabI gene encoding enoyl-ACP reductase FabI, with amino-acid sequence MEDLLKLKDKNIVIMGVANERSLAWGVAKSLYKAGANLIFTYRKDRSLGKLNKILEKDNHEAKLIVECDVNNDESIQAAFAKIGEEVGTIHGVLHSIAFAHAEDLKGDFIDTSREGYAFAQDTSAYSLIAVSKAAQPHMIEGGSIIAMSYLGAERVVEGYNVMGVAKAALEASVRYLASDLGKHNIRVNAISAGAVRTLAAKGIPSFNQILHEIEENSPLKRNVTQEEVGDMTLALISHLSRGVTGEIVYVDSGYNIMG; translated from the coding sequence ATGGAAGATTTACTTAAACTGAAAGATAAGAATATCGTGATCATGGGGGTTGCAAATGAGCGGAGCCTTGCATGGGGTGTTGCAAAATCTCTCTATAAAGCAGGAGCGAACCTGATTTTTACATATAGGAAAGATCGTTCTCTTGGAAAACTGAATAAAATCCTTGAAAAAGATAACCATGAAGCAAAGCTGATCGTTGAATGTGACGTGAACAATGATGAAAGCATCCAGGCAGCATTTGCAAAAATCGGAGAGGAAGTAGGTACAATTCACGGCGTACTGCACTCAATAGCTTTTGCCCATGCAGAAGACCTGAAAGGTGATTTCATCGATACGTCGAGGGAGGGTTATGCTTTCGCCCAAGATACGAGTGCTTATTCCCTAATCGCTGTTTCAAAAGCAGCTCAGCCTCATATGATCGAGGGTGGATCAATCATCGCAATGAGTTATCTGGGTGCTGAGCGAGTCGTTGAAGGGTATAACGTAATGGGTGTTGCAAAAGCAGCGCTTGAAGCCTCTGTAAGATATTTGGCATCAGATCTTGGGAAACATAATATCAGGGTCAACGCAATTTCAGCTGGAGCGGTTCGGACACTGGCTGCCAAAGGAATCCCGTCATTCAATCAGATCCTCCACGAGATTGAGGAAAATTCCCCATTGAAAAGGAATGTAACCCAGGAAGAAGTTGGCGACATGACACTTGCGCTGATCAGCCATCTTTCACGTGGCGTCACCGGGGAGATTGTGTATGTAGATTCAGGCTATAATATCATGGGATAG
- the nagZ gene encoding beta-N-acetylhexosaminidase, whose product MDLKQKIGQLMVFGFKAEHPSKLSVEIKDLIEKNHIGGIILFGRNIGTPEEIQELTTTLQTTAKNAGQEQPLFICIDQENGVVRRLGEGTTVFPGAMLLGATGDPELAYEIGKSSGEELLDLGINWNLSPVVDVNNNPHNPVIDVRSFGEKPEKVAEFGKQLMKGMQASGIITTLKHFPGHGDTTVDSHLALPVIPHELERLRKVELLPFKESIDSGADTVMSSHVYFPSIESEENRPATMSKAVMTGLLREELEFEGVITTDCMEMKAIADGIGTAQGAVEAIKAGVDLIMISHLPSLQHEAIERVYQAVLSGEIEEKTIDKACERVMKLKQHSLKWNDTLKAFTAKNTHKVIAEDVMKKGITLHENKKGLLPLPKEKGYRILVIYPENSYLTQVEDERFAENALGELVKELNPAAKVVSVSQFPDQSEIDFMNVLANSVDTILVGTLSATRSEGQQRLMQDMLNLNKPVIHIAMRSPYDLGLFPETDVSVATYEFTTPALRLAVRALFGLEKVTGKLPVTVQEMK is encoded by the coding sequence ATGGACTTAAAGCAGAAAATTGGACAATTGATGGTGTTCGGCTTCAAAGCGGAACACCCATCCAAGCTATCTGTTGAAATCAAGGATTTGATCGAAAAAAATCATATCGGCGGCATCATTCTTTTCGGCCGAAATATTGGAACACCGGAAGAGATTCAGGAACTGACAACTACCTTACAGACTACTGCGAAAAACGCAGGCCAGGAGCAACCATTGTTCATCTGTATTGACCAGGAGAATGGCGTCGTTCGTCGATTAGGAGAGGGGACAACTGTTTTTCCTGGAGCAATGCTGCTTGGGGCAACTGGTGATCCGGAGCTTGCTTATGAAATCGGGAAATCGTCAGGGGAGGAATTGCTTGATTTGGGTATCAATTGGAACCTTTCTCCTGTAGTAGATGTAAATAATAACCCCCACAATCCTGTCATCGATGTACGTTCGTTTGGCGAAAAACCGGAAAAGGTTGCTGAATTCGGAAAGCAGTTGATGAAAGGGATGCAAGCATCAGGAATCATCACCACCTTGAAGCACTTCCCAGGACATGGGGATACGACAGTGGACTCCCACCTGGCATTACCTGTCATACCGCATGAATTGGAGCGATTGCGGAAAGTCGAACTGCTGCCGTTTAAAGAAAGTATCGATAGTGGAGCAGATACTGTGATGTCTTCCCATGTCTATTTTCCGTCGATCGAGTCTGAAGAAAATCGTCCAGCAACGATGTCGAAGGCAGTCATGACTGGGCTTTTACGGGAAGAACTCGAGTTTGAGGGTGTCATCACAACCGACTGTATGGAAATGAAGGCCATCGCAGATGGTATCGGAACGGCTCAAGGAGCAGTAGAAGCGATCAAAGCTGGGGTCGATCTGATCATGATTTCCCACTTGCCATCTTTGCAGCATGAAGCAATTGAACGAGTCTATCAGGCTGTCCTCTCTGGTGAAATCGAGGAAAAGACGATCGATAAGGCCTGCGAGCGTGTTATGAAGTTAAAGCAGCATTCGTTGAAGTGGAACGATACCCTTAAAGCTTTTACAGCTAAAAATACCCATAAGGTCATTGCAGAGGATGTCATGAAAAAAGGGATCACGTTGCATGAAAATAAGAAAGGTCTCCTTCCGCTGCCTAAAGAGAAAGGTTATCGGATTCTCGTCATTTATCCAGAAAATAGTTATTTGACGCAAGTGGAAGATGAACGCTTTGCAGAAAATGCACTTGGTGAATTGGTTAAAGAATTGAATCCGGCTGCAAAAGTGGTTTCCGTTTCCCAGTTCCCGGATCAAAGTGAGATCGATTTCATGAACGTTCTTGCAAACAGTGTAGATACGATCCTGGTCGGGACACTTTCCGCTACACGTTCTGAAGGACAGCAGAGGTTGATGCAGGATATGCTGAACCTCAATAAACCTGTCATCCATATCGCGATGAGAAGTCCATATGATCTTGGACTCTTTCCTGAAACGGATGTATCGGTCGCAACTTATGAGTTTACTACCCCTGCATTAAGATTGGCTGTACGTGCGTTATTCGGACTAGAAAAGGTGACCGGTAAATTACCCGTGACGGTTCAGGAGATGAAATGA
- a CDS encoding SpoIID/LytB domain-containing protein — MLRKSLFIALLCFCVSAFSFSWIQTAKADDGQDVRIGVIPTAETITLGSDDSFTIAEIGGEILFEGENGEAAVSLESTGTVDTSYRLQVAWTTSNAYVEDWIHRAEMGGYETYVEDYNGGYRLFIGKFPADASWGERNEFRNEVIANGLAGSDSFWKVVTYSTGTSTMKVTYQGDEYITEKPVKITSTDGLIEIGGKKYRGIGEVIYNSQGTLAGVNELPIEQYLYGVVPRELPPVPYGEMEAQKSQAVAARTYTLANLGKRSSDGYDLLPTPSDQVYGGYEAEHPISTQAVQESEGMVAMHDGRLITAVYHSTTGGYTANNEDIWNSGAVNYLRGVPDSNRGKAMEHVPTLEVFKNHANPTSLRAVRAGDYESDWSKYHRWTFEWTNEELADVLSEYFNANISEVYEVNVLERSNSGRVLEIEYITDGGTFYEQKDQIRWSMKYINSSGGKSVLLSTLFFVEPVDKKAETPSFKVYGGGWGHGVGLSQTGAVGMATKGATYEEILKHFYQDITLEKQY; from the coding sequence ATGCTTAGAAAAAGTCTGTTTATTGCATTGTTATGTTTTTGTGTAAGCGCTTTCTCGTTTTCTTGGATTCAGACTGCTAAAGCAGATGATGGCCAGGATGTCCGGATCGGAGTCATTCCCACAGCTGAAACGATTACCTTAGGAAGTGACGATTCATTTACGATTGCCGAGATCGGGGGAGAAATACTGTTTGAGGGGGAAAATGGCGAAGCAGCAGTGTCTCTTGAAAGTACAGGGACAGTCGATACATCCTACCGGTTGCAAGTAGCCTGGACGACGAGTAATGCATATGTCGAGGATTGGATACACCGAGCTGAAATGGGTGGATATGAAACCTATGTCGAGGACTATAATGGCGGGTACAGACTTTTTATCGGGAAGTTTCCAGCAGACGCTAGCTGGGGTGAACGTAATGAGTTTCGAAATGAAGTGATCGCAAACGGTTTGGCTGGAAGTGATTCATTCTGGAAGGTCGTAACGTATTCAACTGGTACTTCAACGATGAAAGTTACATATCAAGGTGACGAGTATATCACAGAAAAACCTGTAAAAATCACTTCAACAGATGGTTTGATCGAGATCGGCGGAAAAAAATACAGAGGTATCGGTGAAGTCATTTATAACAGCCAGGGGACTTTAGCTGGCGTCAATGAATTGCCGATCGAACAGTATTTATATGGTGTTGTTCCGCGTGAACTTCCACCAGTCCCTTACGGCGAAATGGAAGCACAAAAATCCCAGGCAGTCGCAGCGCGTACCTATACGTTAGCGAACCTTGGGAAGAGAAGCTCGGACGGTTACGATTTATTGCCGACACCATCTGATCAAGTGTATGGCGGATATGAAGCAGAACATCCAATCTCCACTCAAGCTGTCCAGGAATCTGAAGGAATGGTCGCAATGCATGATGGGAGACTCATTACCGCCGTCTATCACTCTACTACCGGCGGCTACACTGCCAACAATGAAGATATTTGGAATTCAGGTGCAGTCAATTATTTAAGAGGCGTTCCGGATTCCAATAGAGGAAAGGCAATGGAACATGTTCCAACGCTCGAGGTATTCAAAAATCATGCTAATCCGACCTCTCTTCGTGCTGTCAGAGCAGGAGATTATGAGTCCGATTGGTCGAAGTATCATCGCTGGACATTCGAATGGACGAATGAAGAACTGGCAGATGTTTTAAGTGAATACTTTAATGCTAATATTTCAGAAGTTTATGAAGTAAATGTATTGGAGCGTTCCAACTCAGGACGTGTTCTCGAAATAGAGTACATCACTGATGGGGGCACATTCTATGAGCAAAAAGATCAAATCCGATGGTCGATGAAGTATATCAATTCAAGCGGTGGAAAAAGTGTATTGCTCAGCACGTTGTTCTTTGTTGAACCAGTCGATAAGAAAGCTGAGACACCAAGCTTCAAGGTCTATGGCGGAGGCTGGGGACACGGCGTGGGACTTTCCCAAACCGGTGCAGTCGGCATGGCAACGAAAGGCGCAACGTACGAAGAGATCCTCAAACATTTTTATCAAGACATCACCTTAGAAAAGCAGTATTGA
- a CDS encoding carbohydrate ABC transporter permease: MKPKQVNQKVGKLLIYVTLIFMAIVSLLPLYWVFATSLQLPSYQNETMEQPVNYVESTPPKLYPVGVKEYFHQWQKREAAKDAGDASQAAYHDEKMKEVVTKTFEGFVILFERTKIMKWLLNSLYISIVTTVAIVLIDTMSGYVLAKKNFPGKMLIFWSIIATMMIPEQVTLVPTFMMVQKLQLFDTHWALIFPSLALAFGVFLMRQFLLAIPDELIEAAKIDGASEWKIFWTVIVPLAKPAMAVLSIFTFVLMWNSFLWPIIVLNDENLLTLPAGLKTLQDANLASFKLLMTGATVAAIPMIVFFLLFQRYFVKGLSMGGVKQ, encoded by the coding sequence ATGAAACCAAAACAAGTCAATCAAAAAGTCGGAAAACTATTGATTTATGTCACGCTCATTTTCATGGCGATCGTTTCATTGCTTCCTCTTTATTGGGTGTTTGCAACATCGCTGCAATTACCGAGTTATCAGAATGAAACCATGGAGCAACCGGTAAACTATGTAGAATCTACACCACCTAAATTGTATCCTGTAGGTGTGAAGGAATATTTTCATCAATGGCAAAAACGTGAAGCAGCAAAAGATGCTGGTGATGCAAGCCAAGCTGCCTACCATGATGAAAAGATGAAGGAAGTCGTTACTAAGACGTTTGAAGGGTTCGTCATCTTATTCGAACGGACGAAAATCATGAAGTGGCTGTTGAACAGTCTCTATATATCCATCGTCACAACCGTCGCCATCGTTTTGATCGATACGATGTCAGGTTATGTCCTGGCGAAGAAGAACTTCCCGGGAAAGATGCTCATATTCTGGTCGATCATCGCGACGATGATGATTCCAGAACAAGTCACGTTGGTACCGACGTTCATGATGGTCCAGAAATTGCAACTGTTCGATACGCATTGGGCTTTGATCTTTCCAAGCCTCGCACTTGCTTTCGGGGTATTTTTGATGCGTCAGTTCCTGCTTGCGATTCCTGATGAGCTGATCGAGGCGGCGAAAATCGATGGAGCTTCGGAATGGAAAATCTTCTGGACGGTCATCGTACCGCTTGCGAAACCAGCAATGGCTGTACTTAGTATTTTTACGTTCGTATTGATGTGGAATTCCTTCCTCTGGCCGATCATCGTGTTGAATGATGAAAATCTCCTCACGTTGCCGGCTGGGTTGAAGACATTGCAGGATGCGAACCTTGCCAGCTTCAAATTGCTGATGACAGGTGCCACGGTTGCAGCGATTCCGATGATCGTATTCTTCCTCTTATTCCAACGTTATTTCGTAAAAGGATTATCTATGGGCGGGGTGAAACAATAA
- the murQ gene encoding N-acetylmuramic acid 6-phosphate etherase, which translates to MELDLTSLTTEQRNLQTNSIDTLGTLDILTMINQEDQVVSLAVKKVLPQIGVAVDLISKAFENGGRLFYIGAGTSGRLGVIDAAECPPTFSTPTEQVQAIIAGGAEAMFDAIEGAEDDRRQGRVDLSTRNLTSDDVVVGITASGRTPYVIGALEAAKERGLKTISLSCNHDSVISKIVDQSIEVVVGPEILTGSTRMKAATAQKMVLNMLTTASMIKMGKVYENLMVDVNATNLKLMERAKNIVMTVTGITYKDAGDLLEKTGYEVKTAIVMHKADVPLVVAKESIKKSNGFVKKAIEAAKRFN; encoded by the coding sequence ATGGAGTTAGATTTGACGTCATTAACGACAGAACAACGCAACTTGCAAACGAACAGCATCGACACCCTCGGTACACTGGATATTTTGACGATGATCAATCAAGAGGACCAAGTTGTATCTCTCGCAGTGAAGAAAGTTCTGCCCCAAATAGGAGTAGCTGTGGATCTCATCTCAAAAGCATTCGAAAACGGTGGGAGATTATTTTACATAGGAGCTGGGACGAGCGGGCGATTAGGGGTGATTGATGCTGCTGAGTGTCCTCCGACATTCAGTACACCAACAGAACAAGTACAGGCCATCATAGCCGGTGGGGCTGAGGCGATGTTTGATGCGATTGAAGGAGCTGAGGATGACAGACGGCAAGGCAGGGTGGATCTTTCAACACGAAATTTGACTAGTGATGACGTTGTTGTAGGCATCACGGCAAGCGGGAGAACACCATATGTCATTGGAGCCCTTGAAGCGGCGAAAGAAAGAGGCTTGAAAACGATTAGTTTAAGCTGTAACCATGATTCAGTCATCTCAAAGATTGTTGACCAAAGCATCGAAGTGGTCGTAGGTCCGGAAATATTGACAGGATCCACCAGGATGAAAGCAGCTACCGCCCAAAAGATGGTGTTAAATATGCTGACGACGGCATCGATGATTAAAATGGGGAAGGTGTATGAAAACCTCATGGTCGATGTCAATGCAACGAATCTGAAACTGATGGAAAGAGCGAAAAACATCGTCATGACCGTAACAGGAATTACCTATAAGGATGCTGGAGATTTACTTGAGAAGACGGGTTATGAAGTGAAAACAGCGATTGTCATGCATAAAGCTGATGTGCCGCTCGTTGTCGCAAAAGAAAGCATCAAAAAATCAAATGGGTTTGTCAAAAAGGCGATTGAAGCTGCCAAACGCTTCAACTAA
- a CDS encoding carbohydrate ABC transporter permease: MGLAHLTVGTSPLDGVGYRLSSQSLQFYIHNYVLGLEGKWATLETKPVTTNKVEQTAVRNTNSLLKRMYKNRVSYFFLMPKLLFFFLFMVVPIVWAFILSFQEFNIMGSTWVGFDNYITAFQSNVFKISLWNTFLYTIVTVPAFVITALVIASLVQPLGKLSQSFFRAAFYLPTVTSMVIIAMVWRWMYNYRFGIFNHIIGWFGIEPVNWLGQSDSALPALMIMSILIPPGAGIIIYLAAMNDIDQSLYEAAKIDGANALQRWLKITIPMLKPTTLYLVILSTIGSFQVFTQIIMMTGGGPGNATETIVHVIYKTAFRDFKFGLASAQSVILFFIIMVFAIFQYRSLRDHH; this comes from the coding sequence ATGGGGTTGGCTCATTTGACAGTTGGAACATCACCACTTGATGGAGTGGGGTACCGTCTGTCGAGTCAATCCCTACAATTTTACATACACAATTATGTCCTTGGTTTAGAAGGGAAGTGGGCAACCTTGGAGACAAAACCTGTAACCACAAACAAAGTTGAACAAACAGCCGTCCGTAATACAAACTCGTTGTTGAAACGTATGTACAAAAACCGAGTCTCATACTTTTTTTTGATGCCGAAATTATTATTCTTCTTTCTATTCATGGTGGTACCAATCGTATGGGCTTTCATTCTATCCTTTCAAGAATTCAATATCATGGGTTCAACATGGGTAGGCTTTGATAACTATATAACTGCCTTTCAGAGCAATGTTTTCAAAATTTCCTTGTGGAACACATTCTTGTACACGATCGTCACCGTTCCGGCATTTGTGATCACGGCGTTGGTCATTGCTTCACTCGTGCAGCCTCTAGGCAAGCTCTCACAATCCTTTTTCAGGGCTGCGTTTTACTTGCCGACCGTTACATCAATGGTCATCATCGCGATGGTTTGGAGATGGATGTATAATTACCGTTTCGGAATATTCAACCATATCATCGGTTGGTTTGGCATTGAACCTGTCAACTGGCTTGGACAAAGTGATTCTGCACTCCCAGCTTTGATGATCATGTCGATTCTGATTCCTCCTGGGGCGGGAATCATCATCTATTTAGCCGCAATGAACGATATCGACCAGTCCTTGTATGAAGCAGCTAAAATTGATGGGGCGAATGCATTACAACGATGGTTGAAAATCACAATCCCAATGTTGAAGCCGACAACGTTATATTTGGTCATACTAAGTACGATCGGTTCGTTCCAAGTATTTACGCAGATCATCATGATGACCGGTGGAGGTCCTGGAAATGCGACAGAGACGATCGTGCATGTCATTTATAAAACCGCCTTCCGAGACTTCAAATTCGGTCTGGCTTCTGCACAATCCGTGATTTTGTTCTTCATCATCATGGTGTTTGCAATCTTCCAATACCGCTCGCTGCGAGATCATCATTAA
- a CDS encoding extracellular solute-binding protein codes for MKKWLMGFISLMLILGIFAGCSNDDASKDLDSDDWKEWEGTITMWDGPRWADKDDNKYHWIEDKISEFQKDYPNVKIKLVKTPWAEMNDKLSVAIAGRAWPDIAPVDISGGSINQNHINQGVIAPLDDYFTDEDKSDFYENALEAYTTEGKLYGVPTSISVHAMLLNLDIFEEKGVEPPKDGKWTYDEFVEKMKALTGDGVDGFSTYILPGYYEAWPFLLMDGGYPLNEDMTEYTFDSKEAVSGLQKLVDLKYKHDVAPESMGGEDVGGTWKAWAASDQRTVAVEPWATWAIASAQTEDFKTNFMVAEYPTGDTGEPVTIGGVGGYVMFNSKGDAKKRMTAEFIKHITNTDEQVTMAKNYGTFPARISAADQEPFADNPQMARAQELSQHAVPVPRHENWARIDEAIQKELQLALNGEKEPAEALKAAGEEVNSILSE; via the coding sequence ATGAAGAAATGGTTGATGGGGTTCATCTCATTGATGCTGATTCTCGGGATTTTTGCTGGTTGTTCAAATGATGATGCCTCAAAAGATCTCGATTCAGATGATTGGAAAGAGTGGGAAGGGACGATCACGATGTGGGATGGACCACGTTGGGCTGACAAAGATGATAACAAATACCACTGGATTGAAGATAAGATCTCTGAGTTCCAAAAGGATTATCCAAATGTGAAGATCAAACTCGTCAAAACACCTTGGGCTGAAATGAATGATAAGCTCAGCGTCGCGATCGCTGGACGCGCTTGGCCTGATATTGCACCTGTTGATATCAGTGGTGGATCTATAAATCAGAATCACATCAATCAAGGGGTAATTGCTCCGTTAGATGATTATTTCACTGACGAAGATAAAAGTGATTTCTATGAAAACGCATTGGAAGCATATACAACAGAAGGAAAGCTATACGGGGTTCCAACATCCATCAGTGTTCATGCAATGCTTTTGAATCTCGATATCTTTGAAGAAAAAGGCGTAGAACCTCCAAAGGATGGTAAATGGACGTATGATGAGTTCGTCGAAAAAATGAAAGCGCTGACAGGTGATGGTGTTGATGGCTTCTCTACCTACATCCTTCCTGGTTACTATGAAGCATGGCCGTTCTTGTTGATGGATGGTGGTTATCCATTAAATGAAGACATGACCGAGTATACATTTGATTCAAAAGAAGCTGTAAGTGGTTTGCAAAAACTGGTCGATCTAAAATATAAGCATGATGTAGCACCTGAAAGCATGGGTGGTGAAGATGTTGGTGGCACATGGAAAGCATGGGCAGCATCTGATCAACGTACAGTTGCTGTCGAACCCTGGGCTACATGGGCGATTGCATCAGCACAAACAGAAGATTTCAAGACCAATTTCATGGTTGCTGAGTATCCGACAGGTGACACGGGTGAACCGGTCACAATCGGTGGAGTTGGCGGTTATGTGATGTTCAATTCGAAAGGTGATGCAAAAAAACGTATGACCGCTGAATTCATAAAGCATATCACGAACACGGATGAGCAGGTGACGATGGCTAAGAATTACGGTACTTTCCCTGCTAGAATTTCTGCAGCGGATCAAGAACCATTTGCAGATAACCCTCAAATGGCTAGAGCACAAGAGCTTTCTCAGCACGCTGTACCAGTTCCTCGCCATGAAAACTGGGCACGTATTGATGAAGCGATCCAAAAAGAACTTCAGTTAGCTCTTAATGGTGAGAAGGAACCAGCGGAAGCTTTAAAGGCAGCTGGTGAAGAAGTGAACAGTATCCTAAGCGAATAA